Proteins encoded in a region of the Thermoanaerobaculia bacterium genome:
- a CDS encoding nucleoside-diphosphate sugar epimerase/dehydratase, with the protein MNTRPHFSRAFLRQVQFALDFVILAAAFVLANALRFDFSWRSPDAAASWTQLPLVVLIQFFALVFAGVYRFIWRYVGIREGRAFLRAALQSAAVLAAIRYFAPDRLAIFRVPLSVIIAATAFAFGGVLAVRVFRRVVYERHRHEEDRRAQSPCEKHAVLLVGAGQAGVLAAREIFGRGDMDLEVKGFVDDDVRKLGAEIHGIRVLGATRDIPRLVQAHGVDQVVITIARIRRSEILRLLDLCRSIPVKVRIIPGLYEVLQGKVKVTRIRDVQIEDLLGRDRVQLDEGQIGEFLRGRAVMVTGAGGSIGSELVRQIARYRPSCLLLVERAEFALFSVEREAARLFPEVRVVPLIADVGDEPRLRGIFSEYRPQVVLHAAAHKHVPMMESNPAEAIKNNVGGTRVLGELAGEFGVEAFVLISTDKAVRPTSVMGASKRMAELVVQDLAKRFPTRFLAVRFGNVMGSVGSVVPIFREQIRRGGPVTVTHPEMKRYFMTIPEATQLVLQAGAMGRGGEIFVLDMGKPVRILDIAEQMIALTGLTPYEDMEIVFTGLRPGEKLFEELEMTDEKMEKTRHPRIFIGRLASWPHETVVRAVGELERFARDGRGDAIRERLSGLLPESKLAPHSPEESGPAEPLRRNVSPFPAIARGDAPAALVGRQFPG; encoded by the coding sequence ATGAACACGCGACCGCACTTCTCCCGCGCATTTCTCCGGCAGGTGCAGTTCGCGCTCGACTTCGTCATCCTCGCCGCCGCGTTCGTTCTCGCCAATGCGCTGCGCTTCGATTTTTCGTGGCGGTCTCCCGACGCGGCGGCGAGCTGGACCCAGCTCCCGCTCGTCGTCCTCATTCAGTTCTTCGCCCTCGTCTTCGCGGGCGTGTACCGGTTCATCTGGCGATACGTCGGGATCCGGGAAGGTCGGGCGTTCCTGCGGGCGGCGCTGCAATCCGCGGCGGTGCTCGCCGCGATCCGCTACTTCGCCCCGGACCGGCTCGCGATCTTCCGCGTGCCTCTCTCGGTCATCATCGCCGCCACCGCCTTCGCGTTCGGCGGCGTGCTCGCGGTGCGCGTCTTCCGGCGCGTCGTCTACGAGCGGCATCGGCACGAAGAGGACCGGCGCGCGCAATCGCCGTGCGAGAAGCACGCGGTGCTGCTCGTCGGCGCGGGTCAGGCGGGCGTGCTCGCTGCGCGCGAGATCTTCGGACGCGGCGACATGGACCTCGAGGTCAAGGGCTTCGTCGACGACGACGTCCGCAAGCTCGGCGCCGAGATCCACGGGATCCGCGTCCTCGGGGCGACGCGCGACATTCCGAGGCTCGTCCAGGCGCACGGCGTCGACCAGGTCGTGATCACGATCGCGCGCATCCGCCGGAGCGAGATCCTGCGGCTCCTCGATCTGTGCCGGTCGATCCCGGTGAAGGTGCGCATCATTCCGGGACTGTACGAGGTGCTCCAGGGGAAGGTGAAGGTCACCCGCATCCGCGACGTCCAGATCGAAGATCTCCTCGGCCGCGACCGGGTGCAGCTCGACGAGGGACAGATCGGCGAATTCCTGCGCGGACGCGCCGTGATGGTCACCGGCGCGGGCGGCTCGATCGGCTCCGAGCTCGTGCGCCAGATCGCGCGCTATCGTCCGTCGTGCCTCCTGCTCGTCGAGCGGGCCGAGTTCGCGCTCTTTTCCGTCGAGCGCGAGGCCGCCCGGCTCTTCCCCGAGGTCCGGGTCGTGCCGCTGATCGCCGACGTCGGGGACGAACCGCGCCTGCGCGGAATCTTCTCGGAGTACCGCCCGCAGGTCGTCCTCCACGCCGCCGCTCACAAGCACGTGCCGATGATGGAAAGCAACCCGGCCGAGGCGATCAAGAACAACGTCGGCGGGACGCGCGTTCTCGGGGAGCTCGCGGGCGAGTTCGGGGTCGAGGCGTTCGTCCTGATCTCGACGGACAAGGCCGTGCGGCCGACCTCCGTGATGGGCGCCTCCAAACGGATGGCCGAGCTCGTCGTTCAGGATCTCGCGAAGCGCTTCCCGACCCGGTTCCTCGCCGTCCGGTTCGGAAACGTGATGGGCTCCGTCGGTTCGGTCGTCCCGATCTTCCGGGAGCAGATCCGTCGCGGCGGTCCGGTCACCGTGACCCACCCGGAGATGAAGCGCTACTTCATGACGATCCCGGAAGCGACCCAGCTCGTGCTCCAGGCGGGCGCGATGGGCCGGGGCGGCGAGATCTTCGTCCTCGACATGGGGAAGCCCGTCCGCATCCTCGACATCGCCGAGCAGATGATCGCGTTGACGGGGCTCACGCCCTACGAGGACATGGAGATCGTGTTCACGGGGCTGCGCCCCGGCGAGAAGCTCTTCGAGGAGCTCGAGATGACCGACGAGAAGATGGAGAAGACCCGCCATCCGCGGATCTTCATCGGGCGTCTGGCGTCGTGGCCGCACGAGACCGTCGTTCGGGCGGTCGGCGAGCTCGAGCGGTTCGCGCGCGACGGGCGCGGGGACGCGATCCGCGAGCGCCTTTCCGGGCTGCTTCCCGAATCGAAGCTCGCGCCGCACTCTCCCGAGGAGTCGGGTCCGGCGGAGCCTCTCCGCCGCAACGTTTCGCCATTCCCGGCGATCGCGCGCGGCGACGCGCCGGCCGCCCTCGTCGGACGGCAGTTCCCGGGGTGA